A genomic window from Ignavibacteria bacterium includes:
- a CDS encoding Gfo/Idh/MocA family oxidoreductase encodes MNKLRFAIIGCGRIAMRHAEIINSIAELSAVCDIKPERVNDFAQKYSAKPYSDIESLLENEKNIDVVSICTPNSFHSAHTILVLNAGINVLCEKPMAISVSDCKRMMIEADKSGKDLFIVKQNRFNPPVAALKEVIVSGKLGKILNVELNCFWNRNEEYYRQSDWKGKKAIDGGTLFTQFSHFIDLLYWLIGDFKTLSGIGKNYIHSGIVEFEDTGVVIGEFENGALCTINYTVNSHKQNMEGSITVFGENGTVKIGGQYLNVLEYQSIDGFKIEGLPASRPANDYGFYQGSMSNHEKVYENVIDVLTKGGTIAANAFEGMKTVEIIERIYKSMEENK; translated from the coding sequence TTGAATAAACTCAGATTTGCAATAATAGGCTGCGGCAGAATAGCAATGCGTCATGCGGAAATAATAAACAGCATTGCTGAACTTTCCGCTGTATGTGATATAAAACCCGAACGGGTAAATGATTTTGCTCAGAAATATTCAGCTAAGCCTTATTCTGATATTGAATCACTCCTTGAAAATGAAAAAAATATAGATGTAGTATCGATATGCACTCCAAACTCATTTCATTCAGCACATACTATCCTTGTTTTAAATGCAGGCATAAATGTTCTGTGTGAAAAACCCATGGCTATCAGCGTAAGCGATTGCAAAAGGATGATGATTGAAGCCGATAAATCAGGGAAAGATCTTTTTATAGTTAAACAGAACCGTTTCAATCCGCCTGTAGCAGCTTTAAAAGAAGTGATAGTTTCCGGTAAGCTGGGAAAAATTTTGAATGTGGAGCTCAATTGTTTCTGGAACAGAAATGAGGAATATTACAGGCAATCAGACTGGAAAGGTAAAAAAGCTATCGATGGCGGAACATTGTTTACTCAGTTCTCGCATTTTATTGATCTGCTGTACTGGCTTATTGGTGATTTTAAAACATTGAGCGGTATAGGAAAAAATTATATTCATAGTGGTATAGTTGAATTTGAAGATACAGGAGTTGTAATTGGCGAATTTGAGAACGGTGCTTTGTGCACCATAAATTATACCGTCAACAGCCATAAGCAGAACATGGAAGGCTCAATTACCGTATTTGGCGAGAACGGAACAGTAAAAATAGGCGGTCAATATTTAAATGTACTGGAATACCAGTCTATAGATGGATTTAAAATAGAAGGTCTCCCCGCTTCGCGGCCCGCAAATGATTACGGATTCTACCAGGGCTCAATGAGTAACCATGAAAAGGTCTATGAAAATGTAATTGATGTATTAACTAAAGGCGGAACGATCGCTGCCAACGCATTTGAAGGTATGAAAACCGTTGAGATAATTGAGCGGATATATAAAAGCATGGAAGAAAATAAATAA
- a CDS encoding sigma-70 family RNA polymerase sigma factor yields MNPENLEPTEAPENDEYSEGEDNPLDELSPSELDARKRDFEKEAVPHMKLLFNYAQRMTGDQLEADDLVQDTYMRAFRFFHKFERGTNCKAWLFRIMKNCYINKYRKNKKEPSKVDYEDVQNFYDSIRDDVVDPNDLEHKVFSNLLDDELMNALNSLQDDYKTVVILCDLEGLSYEEIAEFLDVPIGTVRSRLHRGRKILQKKLQDYAKSRGYSVESMA; encoded by the coding sequence ATGAATCCTGAAAATTTAGAGCCCACAGAAGCCCCTGAAAATGATGAATATAGTGAAGGTGAAGATAATCCTTTAGATGAGCTAAGTCCTTCGGAATTAGACGCCAGAAAGCGCGATTTTGAGAAGGAAGCTGTGCCGCATATGAAGCTGCTCTTCAATTACGCTCAAAGAATGACCGGTGACCAGCTTGAAGCTGATGACCTGGTACAGGATACCTATATGCGTGCTTTCAGGTTTTTCCACAAGTTTGAACGGGGAACTAACTGCAAAGCATGGCTGTTCAGGATAATGAAGAATTGTTATATCAACAAGTACCGTAAAAATAAAAAAGAGCCTTCAAAAGTTGATTATGAAGATGTTCAGAACTTTTACGATTCAATAAGAGATGATGTAGTTGATCCTAACGATCTGGAACACAAGGTGTTCAGCAACCTGCTTGATGATGAATTAATGAACGCGCTTAATTCACTGCAGGATGATTATAAAACGGTTGTAATACTGTGCGATCTTGAAGGATTGAGCTATGAAGAAATAGCGGAGTTCCTTGATGTGCCGATAGGCACGGTTAGAAGCCGCCTTCACAGAGGAAGAAAAATATTACAGAAAAAGCTTCAGGACTATGCAAAGTCCAGGGGCTATTCGGTTGAATCAATGGCGTAG
- a CDS encoding TlpA family protein disulfide reductase, whose product MYRLILVLITAAAVSFNCSKTTEKTDVKPQDNKQNTQQQNTQQQNTQQNNQKQDTKPASGSSFVVKEVDKDVAKDKMVDFKWDENGKEMKLSDYKGKVILLNFWATWCPPCRKELPDLSTISTELKDKDFKMIGVSVDDNQEVLNNFLKANNLSYTVVFEPNELVAKYMSAAGQNQNVVPQTYIIDKNGKVVEAIMGSRSKADFLSIINKYL is encoded by the coding sequence ATGTACAGGTTAATTTTAGTATTAATAACAGCAGCGGCAGTTTCTTTTAACTGTTCAAAAACAACGGAAAAAACCGATGTTAAGCCGCAGGATAATAAACAAAACACTCAGCAGCAGAATACACAGCAGCAGAACACACAGCAAAATAACCAGAAACAGGATACAAAGCCTGCTTCGGGCAGCTCTTTTGTTGTGAAAGAAGTTGATAAGGATGTAGCCAAAGATAAGATGGTTGATTTTAAGTGGGATGAGAACGGCAAGGAAATGAAGCTTTCTGATTACAAAGGCAAGGTAATACTGCTGAACTTCTGGGCAACATGGTGCCCGCCATGCAGGAAAGAGCTTCCGGACCTTTCGACAATTTCAACAGAGCTGAAGGATAAGGATTTTAAAATGATTGGTGTATCAGTAGATGATAACCAGGAAGTTCTGAATAATTTCCTTAAAGCTAACAATCTTTCATATACTGTGGTGTTTGAACCAAATGAGCTTGTGGCGAAGTATATGTCAGCTGCCGGGCAGAACCAGAATGTTGTTCCGCAGACATATATTATTGATAAGAACGGTAAAGTTGTTGAAGCAATAATGGGTTCAAGAAGCAAAGCTGACTTTTTGAGTATAATTAATAAGTATTTGTAA
- the recJ gene encoding single-stranded-DNA-specific exonuclease RecJ: MSSAIRKKWTISSAEDEEKVNNLSQEINVPASLARILVERKIHSRADAKKFFVHDLKNLYDPFLMKGMETASERIIEVIKNKEKILIFGDYDVDGTSGVSMFHTFLRDLGVPNEVFIPDRFTDGYGLSNTGIDHANSLGIKLIVAIDCGITAVDKVDYAKSLGIDMIICDHHQPPATLPNAYAILDALQPDCNYPFKSLCGTGVAFKLIQAVCKKLELNDWQSLLDFVAVATAADMVPVIDENRTLISYGFKQILNNPRPSFATIFKNSSLKLEHITTSNVVFTIGPRINAVGRLGDATRAVKFLTSKSIAEAEELMSVLEKENSNRKKIDSEIYLQAQSSYETYKVNSINTAEKDDVAIVLHNPEWHPGVLGIIASRMVEKYYRPSIILTTFNGYAKGSARSINNFNIYEAIKRTSEECGAVVQFGGHFHAAGIEIEVEKVEEFRNTFNRIAKSIINDTAGGKELLIPEIKVDAEIDVTEVNQRFVKILSHFEPFGPGNMTPVFLTRDLQIVGDPKTYNGSTTVFKVRKGTQNGNRFDNYSFDCVYYQSPDLDESSRYHLKTGTKLDIIYSVEENHWNGNTKTQFRIRDLKIN, translated from the coding sequence ATGTCCAGTGCAATCAGGAAGAAATGGACAATATCAAGCGCAGAAGATGAAGAAAAGGTTAATAATCTATCTCAGGAGATAAACGTACCGGCCTCTTTAGCCAGAATTCTGGTTGAGAGGAAAATACACTCACGCGCTGATGCGAAGAAATTTTTCGTCCATGATCTAAAAAATCTTTATGACCCGTTCCTTATGAAAGGAATGGAAACCGCTTCCGAAAGGATAATAGAGGTTATAAAGAATAAAGAAAAGATCCTTATCTTTGGTGACTACGATGTAGACGGTACATCCGGGGTTTCCATGTTTCACACATTTTTAAGAGATCTAGGCGTACCCAACGAAGTTTTTATACCCGATAGGTTCACAGATGGTTATGGCCTATCCAACACTGGAATAGATCATGCTAATTCACTTGGCATAAAGCTAATTGTTGCCATCGATTGCGGCATTACCGCAGTTGATAAGGTTGATTATGCCAAGTCGCTTGGTATTGATATGATAATATGTGACCATCACCAGCCGCCGGCAACTCTTCCAAACGCGTATGCTATTCTGGATGCGCTGCAGCCGGACTGCAATTACCCGTTCAAGAGTCTTTGCGGCACAGGCGTTGCGTTTAAGCTTATACAGGCTGTTTGCAAAAAGCTTGAGCTGAATGACTGGCAGTCACTTCTTGATTTTGTTGCCGTTGCAACGGCTGCCGATATGGTGCCGGTAATTGATGAGAACAGAACGCTAATAAGCTATGGATTTAAGCAGATATTAAATAATCCAAGACCCAGCTTTGCAACAATATTTAAAAATTCAAGCTTAAAGCTTGAACATATCACAACATCAAACGTTGTGTTCACAATCGGACCCCGCATAAATGCCGTTGGCAGGCTTGGCGATGCTACCAGGGCTGTTAAGTTCTTAACCAGCAAGTCAATAGCTGAAGCTGAAGAATTAATGAGCGTGCTTGAGAAAGAAAATTCTAACCGCAAAAAAATTGACAGCGAAATTTACCTGCAGGCGCAAAGCTCATACGAAACTTACAAAGTGAACAGTATAAACACCGCTGAAAAAGATGATGTAGCAATTGTGCTGCATAATCCTGAGTGGCACCCTGGTGTGCTTGGTATAATAGCTTCAAGAATGGTAGAGAAATATTACAGGCCTTCAATCATACTTACAACATTCAACGGTTATGCCAAAGGTTCAGCCAGAAGCATAAATAATTTCAATATCTATGAAGCGATCAAGCGGACATCTGAAGAATGCGGTGCAGTCGTTCAGTTTGGCGGTCATTTTCACGCAGCCGGAATAGAAATTGAAGTTGAAAAGGTTGAGGAATTCAGAAATACATTTAACAGGATAGCTAAAAGTATCATAAATGATACAGCAGGCGGTAAAGAGCTGCTTATACCTGAAATTAAGGTTGATGCTGAAATTGATGTAACAGAAGTGAACCAGAGATTTGTTAAAATACTGAGTCATTTTGAGCCTTTTGGACCGGGAAATATGACACCGGTATTTTTAACCCGTGACCTGCAGATAGTGGGGGACCCTAAAACATATAACGGCTCAACAACTGTATTTAAGGTCAGAAAAGGAACTCAAAACGGAAACAGGTTTGATAATTACAGCTTTGATTGTGTTTACTACCAGTCACCCGATCTTGACGAGAGCTCACGCTATCATTTAAAGACCGGAACAAAGCTTGATATTATTTATTCAGTTGAGGAAAATCACTGGAACGGAAATACAAAGACACAGTTCAGGATAAGAGATCTTAAGATCAATTAA
- a CDS encoding YebC/PmpR family DNA-binding transcriptional regulator has product MSGHSKWSTIKRKKGAIDAARGKVFTKIIKEITVAARIGGGDIEANPRLRLAVNNAKSNNMPADNITRAIKKGTGELEGVSYDEITYEGYGPGGVALIIESMTDNKNRTVAELRHLLSKHGGNLAESGAVSWNFERKGVITVTKGSYTEDDLMNVILDAGADDMEGEEDFYEVTASLENFETVRKAIEASGLNGAKIESASLQYVPKQTTKVEGGAAESTIKLISVIEDNDDVQNVYSNADIDEKVMEEFG; this is encoded by the coding sequence ATGTCAGGACACTCGAAGTGGTCAACAATAAAAAGGAAAAAAGGCGCAATTGATGCTGCCAGGGGAAAAGTATTCACCAAAATAATCAAGGAAATTACCGTAGCTGCCAGGATAGGCGGCGGTGATATCGAAGCGAATCCCAGGCTTAGACTTGCAGTAAACAATGCCAAGTCAAACAATATGCCTGCAGATAATATTACCAGGGCTATTAAAAAAGGAACCGGCGAGCTTGAAGGTGTAAGCTATGATGAAATAACATATGAAGGATACGGACCCGGCGGAGTTGCGCTGATTATTGAATCAATGACAGATAACAAGAACCGTACAGTTGCAGAGCTGCGGCATTTGCTTTCAAAACACGGCGGCAATCTGGCTGAATCAGGCGCAGTGAGCTGGAATTTTGAGCGCAAGGGTGTTATAACCGTTACAAAAGGAAGTTACACAGAAGATGACCTGATGAATGTTATACTTGATGCCGGAGCTGATGATATGGAAGGTGAAGAAGATTTTTATGAAGTTACAGCATCACTTGAAAACTTTGAAACTGTAAGAAAAGCAATCGAAGCATCAGGACTAAACGGCGCTAAGATAGAAAGCGCTTCGCTGCAATATGTGCCTAAACAAACCACAAAGGTTGAAGGCGGTGCTGCTGAATCCACAATAAAGCTGATAAGCGTAATAGAAGATAACGATGATGTGCAGAATGTTTATTCAAACGCTGATATTGATGAGAAGGTAATGGAAGAATTTGGATAA
- the ruvC gene encoding crossover junction endodeoxyribonuclease RuvC, with the protein MIILGVDPGTLFTGYAVISGVNEKLEMLCCDVIKIPAKNKFPVRLKQIYDSLVDVIEEYKPDEFAIETAFYSKNVQSTLKLGHARGVSILAAVNKQIPTTEYSPREVKKSVSGLGAASKEQVRFMVCSILNIDINSLPKQTDISDAIAVAICHHNKMLGGSIKKSKGSSWEAYVKENPKKVKVQT; encoded by the coding sequence TTGATAATACTTGGAGTTGATCCCGGAACGCTTTTTACGGGTTATGCCGTAATAAGCGGTGTAAACGAAAAGCTGGAAATGCTGTGCTGCGATGTCATTAAAATACCCGCCAAAAATAAATTTCCCGTTAGATTAAAACAGATATATGATTCACTGGTTGATGTGATCGAGGAATATAAACCGGATGAATTTGCAATTGAAACCGCGTTTTACAGCAAAAATGTTCAGTCAACATTAAAACTGGGTCACGCAAGGGGAGTTTCTATACTTGCTGCAGTAAATAAACAGATTCCCACCACAGAATACTCACCCCGCGAGGTTAAAAAATCAGTTTCAGGCCTGGGAGCCGCTTCAAAGGAACAGGTAAGATTTATGGTTTGCAGCATACTGAATATTGATATTAATTCACTCCCCAAACAAACCGATATTTCAGACGCAATTGCAGTGGCAATTTGCCATCACAATAAAATGCTTGGCGGCAGTATTAAAAAATCCAAAGGCAGCAGCTGGGAAGCCTATGTGAAGGAGAATCCGAAAAAAGTTAAAGTGCAAACGTGA
- the ruvA gene encoding Holliday junction branch migration protein RuvA — translation MIDYIKGKLINKKAAQLIVEAGGIGYSINCTLGTIENTGSIGDEVMISVHLNIKDNPFSVTLYGFRDEAERECFRQIISVSGIGPKTGLSILSAISYNDLIDMISKGNYHPLTSISGVGKKTAERLAVELKDKLGKVETETAGVNLNSGKLGELGKASEVIGALMALGYNRLEADKMVRTISSRSDFMDMPTEAAVREILRGK, via the coding sequence ATGATAGATTATATAAAAGGTAAGCTCATTAACAAAAAGGCTGCGCAATTAATAGTTGAGGCGGGCGGAATAGGCTACAGTATTAACTGTACTTTGGGAACAATTGAAAATACCGGAAGCATAGGTGATGAAGTAATGATTTCTGTTCACCTGAATATAAAAGATAACCCGTTTTCAGTAACGCTTTACGGCTTCCGTGATGAAGCAGAAAGAGAGTGCTTCAGGCAGATCATCTCGGTATCAGGTATTGGTCCCAAAACCGGGCTGAGTATCCTTTCAGCTATCAGTTATAATGACTTAATCGATATGATATCAAAGGGTAATTATCATCCATTGACCTCAATTTCAGGTGTGGGTAAAAAAACAGCTGAAAGGCTTGCTGTGGAGCTTAAAGATAAGCTGGGCAAAGTTGAAACTGAAACAGCAGGCGTTAATTTAAATTCAGGAAAGCTTGGTGAGCTTGGCAAGGCATCTGAGGTAATTGGAGCGCTTATGGCGCTTGGCTACAACAGGCTTGAAGCTGATAAAATGGTCAGAACCATTTCATCACGCAGTGATTTTATGGATATGCCGACAGAAGCAGCGGTTCGCGAAATTTTAAGAGGGAAATGA
- a CDS encoding amidophosphoribosyltransferase has product MDSDPKDFDGDDKPHSNCAIFGIYDHPQAAVMTYYGLHSQQHRGQEASGICASEKLDNGRYRFNIHKGHGIALNVFSGKNILTNVLKGSAAIGHNRYSTTGASDSRANIQPFKVNFKEGHLALSHNGNFTNTRELREKLQNEGTLFQTSTDSEIFLHLIARSRENEMIDKILDAARQIRGAYSIILITDDKLFAIRDPYAVRPLSMAKLGSSFVFASETCAFDIINADYIRDLKAGEVIQIDDEVIRTGEVKSFFIDKKPETKHCIFEYIYFSRPDSTIFGHTVDKVRRKLGKNLSIEKPAPKANIEDKKVVVISVPDSSNTAALGFVTETIKSNPYVKLELGLIRSHYIGRTFIQPGQDNREIKVKAKFNTVKSVLKDRIVVIVDDSIVRGTTARQLVKLVKEAGPKEIHLRITSPPIISPCYYGMDFPSKSELIANQCDRDLEKIREYLDVNSVEYLSLDKLHDSVPQGINKHGEKISYCDACFSGNYPIPIEEIEKTEFEG; this is encoded by the coding sequence ATGGATTCAGATCCTAAAGATTTTGACGGCGATGATAAACCGCACAGTAACTGCGCTATATTCGGCATATATGACCACCCGCAGGCTGCCGTTATGACTTATTACGGACTGCACTCGCAGCAGCACCGCGGGCAGGAAGCTTCCGGCATATGCGCTTCTGAAAAGCTGGATAACGGCAGGTACAGGTTCAACATTCATAAAGGACACGGCATTGCACTCAACGTATTTTCAGGGAAAAATATTTTAACAAATGTACTCAAAGGCTCAGCAGCTATCGGCCATAACCGTTATTCCACCACCGGTGCATCGGATAGCCGCGCTAATATTCAGCCCTTTAAAGTTAATTTTAAAGAAGGACATTTGGCGCTTTCACACAACGGTAATTTTACCAACACCCGCGAGCTAAGGGAAAAGCTGCAGAATGAAGGTACATTGTTTCAGACTTCAACAGACAGCGAAATTTTCCTTCATCTGATTGCCCGCTCGCGTGAAAATGAAATGATAGATAAGATCCTCGATGCTGCCAGGCAGATAAGGGGCGCTTATTCAATTATACTTATAACTGATGATAAGCTCTTTGCTATCAGGGATCCCTATGCCGTAAGGCCACTTTCCATGGCGAAGCTGGGCTCCAGCTTTGTATTTGCATCTGAAACCTGTGCATTTGATATCATAAACGCTGATTATATCCGCGATCTGAAAGCCGGTGAAGTTATTCAGATTGATGATGAAGTGATCAGAACCGGCGAAGTTAAATCTTTTTTCATCGATAAAAAACCTGAAACAAAACACTGTATTTTTGAATATATCTATTTCTCACGCCCTGATTCTACAATTTTCGGGCATACAGTGGATAAGGTCCGCAGAAAGCTGGGGAAAAACCTGTCAATTGAAAAACCTGCACCAAAAGCGAACATCGAAGATAAAAAAGTAGTTGTAATAAGCGTACCGGATTCAAGCAATACCGCTGCGCTTGGTTTCGTTACTGAAACCATAAAAAGCAATCCTTATGTTAAGCTGGAGCTTGGTTTAATAAGAAGCCATTATATCGGCAGAACATTTATTCAGCCCGGGCAGGATAACAGGGAAATAAAAGTAAAAGCAAAATTCAATACTGTTAAATCTGTTCTCAAAGACAGGATTGTTGTAATAGTTGATGATTCAATAGTAAGGGGAACTACTGCCCGGCAGCTTGTAAAGCTGGTGAAAGAAGCCGGCCCAAAAGAAATTCATTTAAGAATAACATCACCGCCGATAATTTCACCGTGTTATTACGGCATGGATTTCCCTTCAAAAAGCGAGCTTATCGCTAACCAGTGTGATAGGGATCTAGAGAAGATCAGGGAATATCTCGATGTGAATTCAGTTGAGTATTTATCGCTTGATAAGCTGCATGATTCAGTGCCGCAGGGTATTAATAAGCATGGCGAAAAGATAAGTTACTGTGATGCATGTTTCAGCGGTAATTACCCGATACCTATTGAAGAAATAGAAAAAACAGAATTTGAGGGATAG
- a CDS encoding CehA/McbA family metallohydrolase encodes MYEYAGAVHIHSVYSDGTGKIEDIAKAANDSDLDFILMTDHNTLQPIIDGYEKWLNNVMVIIGYEVNDMANKNHYLTFGLKEVIGTYRELGNGELGCKLSAKEYVKQIKEKGGIGFLAHPDEERSHLPEHPSYPWIEETDDYTGIEIWNHMSEWIEGMDEGNKIDRFLHPLKSIIAPSAKTLKRWDDAAMSRHVTGIGGVDAHALKQNVLGFFEVEIFAYKVLFKSIRTHVLLDEEISKNNSASFEKDKTKILDALRYGKCFVANFYNGSARGFRFYAEFRGITCNMGDTITAKGENVILRALVPKECDIKLIHNGNLLNQTKGMNAAWDVKEPGIYRVECWTASRGWIFSNHIRII; translated from the coding sequence ATGTACGAATACGCAGGTGCGGTACATATACATTCTGTTTATTCAGATGGAACAGGAAAAATTGAAGATATTGCCAAAGCGGCAAATGATTCTGACCTGGATTTCATCTTAATGACCGACCATAATACTCTGCAGCCTATCATAGATGGTTATGAAAAATGGCTGAATAATGTTATGGTTATTATTGGCTATGAAGTTAATGATATGGCTAATAAAAATCACTACCTTACATTTGGATTGAAAGAAGTTATCGGTACTTACCGTGAGCTTGGAAACGGAGAGCTGGGCTGCAAACTTTCTGCAAAAGAATATGTTAAGCAGATAAAGGAAAAAGGCGGTATTGGTTTTTTAGCTCATCCCGATGAAGAACGCTCCCATTTGCCTGAACATCCCTCTTATCCATGGATCGAAGAAACTGATGATTATACGGGAATTGAGATCTGGAACCATATGAGTGAATGGATAGAAGGAATGGACGAAGGCAATAAAATTGACCGCTTTCTTCATCCCCTTAAATCAATTATTGCTCCTTCTGCCAAAACACTTAAAAGATGGGATGATGCCGCTATGAGCAGGCATGTGACCGGTATTGGCGGAGTTGACGCTCATGCACTCAAACAGAACGTTTTAGGATTTTTTGAGGTTGAAATATTTGCATATAAGGTTTTATTCAAGTCAATCAGGACACATGTTTTGCTTGATGAAGAAATATCAAAAAACAATTCAGCTTCATTTGAAAAGGATAAAACCAAAATTCTTGATGCGCTAAGGTACGGAAAATGTTTCGTTGCAAATTTTTACAACGGTAGTGCACGCGGTTTCAGGTTTTATGCTGAATTCAGGGGAATAACATGCAATATGGGCGATACTATTACAGCTAAAGGTGAAAATGTGATACTTCGTGCGCTGGTGCCAAAAGAATGTGATATAAAACTTATTCATAACGGCAATTTGCTGAACCAGACCAAAGGCATGAATGCAGCCTGGGATGTAAAAGAGCCCGGTATTTACAGAGTTGAATGCTGGACAGCTTCAAGAGGTTGGATATTTTCAAATCATATCAGAATAATTTAA